One Coffea arabica cultivar ET-39 chromosome 5c, Coffea Arabica ET-39 HiFi, whole genome shotgun sequence DNA window includes the following coding sequences:
- the LOC113690686 gene encoding AT-hook motif nuclear-localized protein 21-like, with protein sequence MNKSHLVATKEVETHKEAVDMAVEEAKAKIQEKDEETTFKEVLMLKIHNLATIVARPITLRKIVGTKTSQIATIARDLAILRRIANSRPITKQNFQKTSKEKETYSLLVTWPLKSRIIYELVTSNTSSGDVVALRPRGRPPSSKNKPKPPVIITQESTNTLRAHKLEVSSGCDVFELVATYVRKRQRGICILSSSGTVNNVSLRQLAVAGSVMTLHGWFEILSLSGSFLPPLAPPGATNLTIYLAGRYSQVVGGNVVGALIASRPVIVIAASFTNVAYERLSLDEDDHSLQVQPPMVSQPSIGGDGSGTSGAVAGGSNNKFSDPSLGLPLF encoded by the exons ATGAACAAGAGCCATCTTGTAGCTACCAAAGAGGTAGAGACTCACAAAGAGGCAGTAGATATGGCCGTGGAGGAGGCAAAGGCAAAAATTCAAGAGAAAGACGAAGAAACAACCTTCAAAGAGGTCTTAATGCTGAAAATTCACAACCTTGCAACTATTGTGGCAAGACCAATCACCTTGAGAAAGATTGTTGGCACAAAGACAAGCCAAATTGCTACTATTGCAAGAGATTTGGCCATATTGAGAAGGATTGCAAATTCAAGACCAATCACCAAGCAGAATTTTCAAAAGACAAGCAAGGAGAAGGAAACTTATTCTTTGCTTGTCACATGGCCATTGAAATCAAGAATAATATATG AGCTGGTCACATCAAACACAAGCTCAGGCGATGTTGTAGCTCTTCGGCCAAGAGGCCGGCCACCTAGCTCCAAAAACAAGCCTAAACCCCCGGTGATAATCACTCAAGAGAGCACCAACACGCTCCGAGCACATAAATTAGAGGTCAGCAGCGGCTGTGATGTGTTTGAATTAGTTGCAACATATGTTAGAAAAAGGCAAAGAGGTATTTGCATATTGAGTAGTAGTGGCACGGTCAACAATGTGAGCTTGAGGCAACTGGCTGTTGCCGGTTCAGTCATGACGTTACATGGTTGGTTCGAAATTTTATCATTGTCGGGCTCCTTCCTTCCACCACTAGCTCCACCGGGTGCCACCAATTTGACCATATATTTGGCTGGTAGATACAGTCAAGTTGTTGGAGGAAATGTTGTGGGAGCTTTGATTGCTTCTAGACCTGTGATTGTTATTGCTGCTTCTTTCACTAACGTAGCATATGAAAGACTGTCTTTGGATGAAGATGATCACTCACTTCAGGTGCAGCCACCTATGGTGTCTCAGCCCTCCATTGGTGGTGATGGCAGTGGAACTAGTGGTGCTGTTGCTGGTGGctcaaataataaattttctgATCCATCTTTAGGGCTTCCCTTATTCTAA